One segment of Candidatus Micropelagos thuwalensis DNA contains the following:
- a CDS encoding helix-turn-helix domain-containing protein gives MALKDPSNIDKHICYKLKLRRVDSGMSQEALGEKVGLSFQQIQKYEKGANRISASRLFELTRILEVDISYFFEGYETSGSYLRMEDSAPIPKFLDFVSKNEGMSLNRAFTRIKFAGPAAHTLIWQNLSRGNNTHRLSCLQK, from the coding sequence GTGGCGTTAAAAGATCCATCTAATATCGATAAACATATTTGTTATAAGCTCAAGCTGAGACGTGTTGATTCTGGCATGAGCCAAGAGGCACTCGGTGAAAAGGTTGGCTTGTCTTTCCAACAAATCCAAAAATATGAAAAAGGTGCGAACCGGATTTCAGCATCTCGCTTGTTTGAACTCACACGTATTCTCGAAGTTGATATCTCTTATTTCTTTGAAGGGTATGAAACATCCGGCTCTTATCTCAGAATGGAGGACAGTGCCCCCATTCCAAAATTTCTTGATTTTGTCAGCAAAAATGAAGGTATGAGTTTAAACCGCGCTTTTACGCGCATTAAATTCGCCGGACCCGCCGCGCACACATTGATATGGCAAAATCTCTCGCGGGGTAACAACACCCACCGCCTGTCCTGTCTGCAAAAATAG
- the metK gene encoding methionine adenosyltransferase, producing the protein MARQDYIFTSESVSEGHPDKVCDLISDSVLDAFVTKEPEARVAVETLTTTNKIVLAGEVRPEGLISAEEMVNIARERVRDIGYEQDGFHWQNADVDVYVHAQSKHISQGVDSDGGNKDEGAGDQGIMFGYACRETDTLMPAPIAFSHQILSDMAQARKSGAVQGLGPDSKSQVSLKYENGKPVAATSVVVSTQHDEGLSQSDVRELVRPFVEAVLPSGWMCPEDEFYVNPTGTFVIGGPDGDAGLTGRKIIVDTYGGAAPHGGGAFSGKDPTKVDRSAAYAARYLAKNVVAADLADKCTIQLSYAIGVSKPISVYVDLHETGKVDATKLEGVLGEVMDLSPRGIRTHLGLNKPIFARTAAYGHFGRQPEDDGGFSWEKTDLVEAIKSAL; encoded by the coding sequence ATGGCCCGTCAAGATTATATTTTTACAAGTGAGTCAGTTTCCGAAGGTCACCCGGACAAAGTGTGTGACCTGATTTCGGATAGCGTTCTGGATGCTTTTGTCACTAAAGAACCTGAAGCGCGTGTTGCTGTTGAAACATTAACAACAACCAACAAAATTGTTTTGGCTGGTGAAGTACGCCCAGAAGGTCTTATTAGTGCTGAAGAAATGGTCAATATCGCCCGTGAGCGTGTGCGTGACATCGGCTATGAACAAGACGGTTTTCATTGGCAGAACGCTGATGTGGATGTTTATGTTCACGCCCAGTCAAAGCATATTTCGCAAGGCGTAGACAGTGATGGCGGCAATAAGGATGAAGGTGCGGGCGACCAGGGTATTATGTTTGGCTATGCTTGTCGGGAAACGGATACTTTAATGCCGGCGCCCATCGCGTTCTCTCATCAAATTCTATCAGATATGGCACAGGCCAGAAAGTCCGGTGCCGTTCAAGGTTTGGGCCCGGACTCCAAAAGCCAAGTTTCCCTTAAATATGAAAACGGAAAACCAGTCGCAGCAACATCAGTTGTTGTGTCGACACAACATGATGAAGGCCTGTCACAGAGTGATGTCCGTGAACTTGTACGCCCATTTGTCGAAGCTGTTTTGCCATCCGGCTGGATGTGCCCTGAAGATGAATTTTACGTCAACCCAACTGGCACGTTTGTCATTGGCGGGCCTGACGGGGATGCCGGTCTTACTGGTCGTAAGATAATCGTAGATACCTATGGTGGTGCTGCCCCGCATGGCGGTGGTGCGTTCTCCGGCAAAGACCCGACAAAGGTTGACCGTTCGGCGGCTTATGCTGCGCGCTATCTTGCCAAAAATGTTGTCGCAGCAGACCTTGCTGATAAATGCACAATTCAGCTTTCTTACGCGATTGGTGTTTCAAAGCCAATTTCTGTTTATGTTGATCTGCATGAAACCGGAAAAGTGGACGCGACGAAGCTGGAAGGTGTGCTTGGCGAAGTTATGGATCTCAGCCCGAGAGGGATTAGAACGCATCTTGGCCTGAACAAACCAATATTTGCGCGCACTGCGGCCTATGGACATTTTGGTCGCCAACCTGAAGATGATGGCGGTTTTTCTTGGGAAAAAACGGATCTCGTTGAGGCGATTAAGTCAGCACTTTAA
- the lnt gene encoding apolipoprotein N-acyltransferase — protein sequence MMLHLLRNWIDNQSARLALLSPVRGGIFDFFLGALVPLAMPPIGAWPVLFFIFPALLLRLQRIRRWQNVALTAWLFGFGQFFIGLYWIGFAFLVEPDLFLWALPFAVTLLPAGLAVFPMLAALVWFRLFSDQPRFAVRALGLVLCLVLVSWLRSNILTGLPWNLYGMSALSWLPLAQSARLWGVHGLSLLMLSVAMLPLFIRHERKLAALLFLGFLLAVWDGYTRLNSYEPATTDSVMVRIVQPSIPQKEKWIPENRLGIIRTHLELTGQPADVPIDVVVWPETALPALLYRDVWLREQITDILPDGAYLITGGLRREPLAKASDTKSGGAGDAPSDAGVSENKKPWRSFNSVFVISPEGNIEDFYDKHHLVPFGEYLPQQKFLEFLGLQQLTRLRGGFTAGDGPRSLALGRLGKSFSPLICYEVIFPGRVVAEARPDVLITVTNDGWFGKSAGPWQHLEMARMRTIEEGLPIIRSANTGISAVFDALGRQQALMPLMQRGVLDVPLPPAVHETIYARYGDLIFSLMLFAVVGFTFKLRRPEI from the coding sequence ATGATGCTCCACCTGCTCAGAAACTGGATTGATAATCAGTCAGCCAGACTGGCCCTACTGTCTCCTGTAAGGGGTGGAATTTTTGATTTTTTCCTCGGTGCGCTTGTGCCTCTGGCAATGCCCCCGATTGGGGCGTGGCCGGTTTTATTTTTTATTTTTCCCGCCTTGTTATTGAGATTGCAGCGCATCCGGCGTTGGCAGAATGTTGCGCTTACCGCCTGGCTGTTCGGCTTTGGTCAATTCTTTATCGGCCTTTACTGGATTGGGTTTGCCTTTTTGGTGGAGCCGGACCTTTTTTTATGGGCTCTGCCCTTTGCTGTAACACTTCTGCCTGCTGGTCTCGCGGTGTTTCCTATGTTGGCCGCTCTTGTTTGGTTTCGTCTTTTTAGTGATCAGCCCAGATTTGCCGTGCGCGCCCTTGGGCTTGTTTTATGCCTGGTACTGGTATCCTGGTTGCGTTCCAACATATTGACTGGCCTGCCTTGGAATCTGTATGGCATGTCGGCATTAAGCTGGCTACCACTTGCGCAATCAGCCCGTTTATGGGGAGTTCATGGTTTGTCGCTCCTTATGTTAAGCGTGGCGATGCTCCCTCTCTTCATCCGGCACGAAAGAAAGTTGGCAGCCCTGTTATTTTTGGGTTTTTTGCTAGCTGTTTGGGATGGTTATACGAGGCTCAACTCTTATGAGCCGGCAACAACGGATTCCGTGATGGTCAGAATTGTGCAGCCATCCATTCCGCAAAAAGAAAAATGGATACCTGAAAATCGGTTGGGGATTATTCGAACACATCTGGAGTTGACCGGACAGCCTGCTGACGTGCCGATAGATGTGGTGGTTTGGCCAGAAACGGCCTTGCCCGCATTGCTGTATAGGGATGTATGGTTGCGAGAGCAAATCACCGATATTTTGCCAGATGGTGCGTATTTGATTACTGGTGGATTGCGGCGTGAGCCTCTTGCTAAGGCATCAGATACAAAATCAGGTGGGGCTGGTGATGCTCCATCTGATGCCGGTGTATCGGAAAATAAAAAGCCATGGCGAAGCTTTAACAGCGTTTTTGTGATTTCTCCTGAGGGTAATATTGAAGATTTTTACGATAAGCATCACCTTGTGCCTTTTGGAGAGTACCTCCCGCAACAAAAGTTTTTAGAATTTCTCGGACTTCAGCAGCTTACCCGATTGCGTGGTGGGTTTACTGCAGGTGATGGGCCTAGGTCGCTTGCACTTGGCAGGCTGGGCAAGTCTTTTTCGCCCCTCATATGTTATGAGGTGATTTTTCCTGGCCGCGTTGTTGCAGAGGCGCGTCCAGATGTATTAATCACGGTGACTAATGATGGGTGGTTTGGAAAATCTGCGGGCCCTTGGCAACACCTTGAAATGGCGCGCATGCGCACAATCGAAGAGGGGCTGCCCATTATAAGGTCAGCAAATACAGGCATTTCTGCTGTCTTTGATGCGCTGGGCCGCCAGCAAGCCTTGATGCCATTGATGCAAAGGGGGGTTTTAGACGTGCCTCTGCCCCCAGCTGTCCATGAGACAATCTATGCCCGCTACGGGGATTTGATTTTTTCCCTAATGCTCTTTGCTGTCGTGGGGTTTACTTTCAAATTGCGGCGACCCGAAATTTAA